A single window of Mangifera indica cultivar Alphonso chromosome 18, CATAS_Mindica_2.1, whole genome shotgun sequence DNA harbors:
- the LOC123201949 gene encoding B3 domain-containing protein Os07g0679700-like isoform X5 has product MASSSSSSASMNRMCFYCKVVSATLWPGWRLRNGSSALLCNHCVSAYEEGIFCYIFHWDASGWRDCVTCKKMVHCGCIMSTHTHTELDFGGVRCTECISNDMLMGANSCRSKFKNACPMTLRDLPEVRLSLDLGKVITGITDGTPSQEDAHSCENREQLHTDSPDVVDVSESSTINKQPQSDGPRKIHSYRKYLPEASDEDLEQIQKHSNSSVIPLFEKELTSSDADPKNGRLVIPKKCAQDYLPTISEPQGVPIKIQDTGGKYWNFRYRFWPNNNSTMYALEGTRDYLAVNQCQPGDKVAFYRIEPEGQLVLGLKKAQASTSDLEVSGLYST; this is encoded by the exons ATGGCTTCTTCATCCTCTTCATCAGCCTCTATGAACAGGATGTGCTTTTACTGCAAGGTAGTCTCCGCCACCCTCTGGCCTGGCTGGCGCCTCCGTAATGGCAGCTCTGCTCTGCTTTGTAACCATTGCGT TTCTGCTTATGAGGAAGGAATATTCTGCTATATTTTTCACTGGGATGCCAGCGGTTGGAGAGATTGTGTTACTTGTAAAAAG ATGGTTCACTGTGGATGTATCATGTCAACCCATACACATACTGAATTGGATTTTGGAGGTGTAAGATGTACTGAATGCATATCAAATGATATGCTTATG GGAGCAAACAGTTGCAGATCCAAATTCAAGAATGCTTGTCCCATGACCTTGCGAGACCTGCCAGAAGTTAGACTATCTCTTGACTTGGGCAAAGTGATCACTG GCATCACTGATGGGACACCATCACAAGAAGATGCTCATTCATGTGAAAATAGAGAACAGTTGCACACTGATTCACCTGATGTAGTTGATGTATCCGAAAGTTCTACTATCAATAAGCAGCCTCAAAGTGACGGTCCTAGGAAAATCCATTCATATCGTAAATACCTGCCTGAGGCAAGTGATGAGGATTTGGAACAAATCCAAAAACA CTCAAATTCTTCTGTCATTCCTTTGTTTGAAAAGGAATTGACCAGCAGTGATGCAGACCCAAAGAATGGGCGTTTGGTAATACCTAAAAAATGTGCACAG GATTATCTTCCAACAATTTCTGAGCCACAAGGAGTTCCTATTAAAATCCAAGATACAGGGGGAAAATACTGGAATTTTCGCTACCGtttttggcctaataataacAGCACAATGTATGCTCTAGAAGGAACTAGAGATTACTTGGCTGTGAATCAATGCCAACCAGGTGATAAAG TTGCATTTTATCGGATAGAACCAGAAGGTCAGTTGGTCTTGGGATTGAAAAAGGCTCAAGCAAGTACATCTGATCTAGAG GTTTCAGGTTTATATTCCACGTAA
- the LOC123201949 gene encoding B3 domain-containing protein Os07g0679700-like isoform X3 — protein MTTLPYDAKLDLGVDFWTVALHIPTKIHFQGILNTLPRSRVKLRKRLVSATLWPGWRLRNGSSALLCNHCVSAYEEGIFCYIFHWDASGWRDCVTCKKMVHCGCIMSTHTHTELDFGGVRCTECISNDMLMGANSCRSKFKNACPMTLRDLPEVRLSLDLGKVITGITDGTPSQEDAHSCENREQLHTDSPDVVDVSESSTINKQPQSDGPRKIHSYRKYLPEASDEDLEQIQKHSNSSVIPLFEKELTSSDADPKNGRLVIPKKCAQDYLPTISEPQGVPIKIQDTGGKYWNFRYRFWPNNNSTMYALEGTRDYLAVNQCQPGDKVAFYRIEPEGQLVLGLKKAQASTSDLEVSGLYST, from the exons atgacaa CCCTTCCATATGATGCCAAACTTGATCTGGGTGTGGACTTCTGGACTGTGGCTCTACATATTCCAACTAAAATTCACTTTCAAGGAATTTTGAACACATTGCCCAGATCCCGTGTCAAACTCAGAAAACGTTTGG TCTCCGCCACCCTCTGGCCTGGCTGGCGCCTCCGTAATGGCAGCTCTGCTCTGCTTTGTAACCATTGCGT TTCTGCTTATGAGGAAGGAATATTCTGCTATATTTTTCACTGGGATGCCAGCGGTTGGAGAGATTGTGTTACTTGTAAAAAG ATGGTTCACTGTGGATGTATCATGTCAACCCATACACATACTGAATTGGATTTTGGAGGTGTAAGATGTACTGAATGCATATCAAATGATATGCTTATG GGAGCAAACAGTTGCAGATCCAAATTCAAGAATGCTTGTCCCATGACCTTGCGAGACCTGCCAGAAGTTAGACTATCTCTTGACTTGGGCAAAGTGATCACTG GCATCACTGATGGGACACCATCACAAGAAGATGCTCATTCATGTGAAAATAGAGAACAGTTGCACACTGATTCACCTGATGTAGTTGATGTATCCGAAAGTTCTACTATCAATAAGCAGCCTCAAAGTGACGGTCCTAGGAAAATCCATTCATATCGTAAATACCTGCCTGAGGCAAGTGATGAGGATTTGGAACAAATCCAAAAACA CTCAAATTCTTCTGTCATTCCTTTGTTTGAAAAGGAATTGACCAGCAGTGATGCAGACCCAAAGAATGGGCGTTTGGTAATACCTAAAAAATGTGCACAG GATTATCTTCCAACAATTTCTGAGCCACAAGGAGTTCCTATTAAAATCCAAGATACAGGGGGAAAATACTGGAATTTTCGCTACCGtttttggcctaataataacAGCACAATGTATGCTCTAGAAGGAACTAGAGATTACTTGGCTGTGAATCAATGCCAACCAGGTGATAAAG TTGCATTTTATCGGATAGAACCAGAAGGTCAGTTGGTCTTGGGATTGAAAAAGGCTCAAGCAAGTACATCTGATCTAGAG GTTTCAGGTTTATATTCCACGTAA
- the LOC123201949 gene encoding B3 domain-containing protein Os07g0679700-like isoform X6, whose protein sequence is MCFYCKVVSATLWPGWRLRNGSSALLCNHCVSAYEEGIFCYIFHWDASGWRDCVTCKKMVHCGCIMSTHTHTELDFGGVRCTECISNDMLMGANSCRSKFKNACPMTLRDLPEVRLSLDLGKVITGITDGTPSQEDAHSCENREQLHTDSPDVVDVSESSTINKQPQSDGPRKIHSYRKYLPEASDEDLEQIQKHSNSSVIPLFEKELTSSDADPKNGRLVIPKKCAQDYLPTISEPQGVPIKIQDTGGKYWNFRYRFWPNNNSTMYALEGTRDYLAVNQCQPGDKVAFYRIEPEGQLVLGLKKAQASTSDLEVSGLYST, encoded by the exons ATGTGCTTTTACTGCAAGGTAGTCTCCGCCACCCTCTGGCCTGGCTGGCGCCTCCGTAATGGCAGCTCTGCTCTGCTTTGTAACCATTGCGT TTCTGCTTATGAGGAAGGAATATTCTGCTATATTTTTCACTGGGATGCCAGCGGTTGGAGAGATTGTGTTACTTGTAAAAAG ATGGTTCACTGTGGATGTATCATGTCAACCCATACACATACTGAATTGGATTTTGGAGGTGTAAGATGTACTGAATGCATATCAAATGATATGCTTATG GGAGCAAACAGTTGCAGATCCAAATTCAAGAATGCTTGTCCCATGACCTTGCGAGACCTGCCAGAAGTTAGACTATCTCTTGACTTGGGCAAAGTGATCACTG GCATCACTGATGGGACACCATCACAAGAAGATGCTCATTCATGTGAAAATAGAGAACAGTTGCACACTGATTCACCTGATGTAGTTGATGTATCCGAAAGTTCTACTATCAATAAGCAGCCTCAAAGTGACGGTCCTAGGAAAATCCATTCATATCGTAAATACCTGCCTGAGGCAAGTGATGAGGATTTGGAACAAATCCAAAAACA CTCAAATTCTTCTGTCATTCCTTTGTTTGAAAAGGAATTGACCAGCAGTGATGCAGACCCAAAGAATGGGCGTTTGGTAATACCTAAAAAATGTGCACAG GATTATCTTCCAACAATTTCTGAGCCACAAGGAGTTCCTATTAAAATCCAAGATACAGGGGGAAAATACTGGAATTTTCGCTACCGtttttggcctaataataacAGCACAATGTATGCTCTAGAAGGAACTAGAGATTACTTGGCTGTGAATCAATGCCAACCAGGTGATAAAG TTGCATTTTATCGGATAGAACCAGAAGGTCAGTTGGTCTTGGGATTGAAAAAGGCTCAAGCAAGTACATCTGATCTAGAG GTTTCAGGTTTATATTCCACGTAA
- the LOC123201949 gene encoding B3 domain-containing protein Os07g0563300-like isoform X2 — MTTLPYDAKLDLGVDFWTVALHIPTKIHFQGILNTLPRSRVKLRKRLASMNRMCFYCKVVSATLWPGWRLRNGSSALLCNHCVSAYEEGIFCYIFHWDASGWRDCVTCKKMVHCGCIMSTHTHTELDFGGVRCTECISNDMLMGANSCRSKFKNACPMTLRDLPEVRLSLDLGKVITGITDGTPSQEDAHSCENREQLHTDSPDVVDVSESSTINKQPQSDGPRKIHSYRKYLPEASDEDLEQIQKHSNSSVIPLFEKELTSSDADPKNGRLVIPKKCAQDYLPTISEPQGVPIKIQDTGGKYWNFRYRFWPNNNSTMYALEGTRDYLAVNQCQPGDKVAFYRIEPEGQLVLGLKKAQASTSDLESSK, encoded by the exons atgacaa CCCTTCCATATGATGCCAAACTTGATCTGGGTGTGGACTTCTGGACTGTGGCTCTACATATTCCAACTAAAATTCACTTTCAAGGAATTTTGAACACATTGCCCAGATCCCGTGTCAAACTCAGAAAACGTTTGG CCTCTATGAACAGGATGTGCTTTTACTGCAAGGTAGTCTCCGCCACCCTCTGGCCTGGCTGGCGCCTCCGTAATGGCAGCTCTGCTCTGCTTTGTAACCATTGCGT TTCTGCTTATGAGGAAGGAATATTCTGCTATATTTTTCACTGGGATGCCAGCGGTTGGAGAGATTGTGTTACTTGTAAAAAG ATGGTTCACTGTGGATGTATCATGTCAACCCATACACATACTGAATTGGATTTTGGAGGTGTAAGATGTACTGAATGCATATCAAATGATATGCTTATG GGAGCAAACAGTTGCAGATCCAAATTCAAGAATGCTTGTCCCATGACCTTGCGAGACCTGCCAGAAGTTAGACTATCTCTTGACTTGGGCAAAGTGATCACTG GCATCACTGATGGGACACCATCACAAGAAGATGCTCATTCATGTGAAAATAGAGAACAGTTGCACACTGATTCACCTGATGTAGTTGATGTATCCGAAAGTTCTACTATCAATAAGCAGCCTCAAAGTGACGGTCCTAGGAAAATCCATTCATATCGTAAATACCTGCCTGAGGCAAGTGATGAGGATTTGGAACAAATCCAAAAACA CTCAAATTCTTCTGTCATTCCTTTGTTTGAAAAGGAATTGACCAGCAGTGATGCAGACCCAAAGAATGGGCGTTTGGTAATACCTAAAAAATGTGCACAG GATTATCTTCCAACAATTTCTGAGCCACAAGGAGTTCCTATTAAAATCCAAGATACAGGGGGAAAATACTGGAATTTTCGCTACCGtttttggcctaataataacAGCACAATGTATGCTCTAGAAGGAACTAGAGATTACTTGGCTGTGAATCAATGCCAACCAGGTGATAAAG TTGCATTTTATCGGATAGAACCAGAAGGTCAGTTGGTCTTGGGATTGAAAAAGGCTCAAGCAAGTACATCTGATCTAGAG AGTTCAAAATGA
- the LOC123201949 gene encoding B3 domain-containing protein Os07g0563300-like isoform X4 has product MTTLPYDAKLDLGVDFWTVALHIPTKIHFQGILNTLPRSRVKLRKRLASMNRMCFYCKVVSATLWPGWRLRNGSSALLCNHCVSAYEEGIFCYIFHWDASGWRDCVTCKKMVHCGCIMSTHTHTELDFGGVRCTECISNDMLMGANSCRSKFKNACPMTLRDLPEVRLSLDLGKVITGITDGTPSQEDAHSCENREQLHTDSPDVVDVSESSTINKQPQSDGPRKIHSYRKYLPEASDEDLEQIQKHSNSSVIPLFEKELTSSDADPKNGRLVIPKKCAQDYLPTISEPQGVPIKIQDTGGKYWNFRYRFWPNNNSTMYALEGTRDYLAVNQCQPGDKGFRFIFHVKRRPK; this is encoded by the exons atgacaa CCCTTCCATATGATGCCAAACTTGATCTGGGTGTGGACTTCTGGACTGTGGCTCTACATATTCCAACTAAAATTCACTTTCAAGGAATTTTGAACACATTGCCCAGATCCCGTGTCAAACTCAGAAAACGTTTGG CCTCTATGAACAGGATGTGCTTTTACTGCAAGGTAGTCTCCGCCACCCTCTGGCCTGGCTGGCGCCTCCGTAATGGCAGCTCTGCTCTGCTTTGTAACCATTGCGT TTCTGCTTATGAGGAAGGAATATTCTGCTATATTTTTCACTGGGATGCCAGCGGTTGGAGAGATTGTGTTACTTGTAAAAAG ATGGTTCACTGTGGATGTATCATGTCAACCCATACACATACTGAATTGGATTTTGGAGGTGTAAGATGTACTGAATGCATATCAAATGATATGCTTATG GGAGCAAACAGTTGCAGATCCAAATTCAAGAATGCTTGTCCCATGACCTTGCGAGACCTGCCAGAAGTTAGACTATCTCTTGACTTGGGCAAAGTGATCACTG GCATCACTGATGGGACACCATCACAAGAAGATGCTCATTCATGTGAAAATAGAGAACAGTTGCACACTGATTCACCTGATGTAGTTGATGTATCCGAAAGTTCTACTATCAATAAGCAGCCTCAAAGTGACGGTCCTAGGAAAATCCATTCATATCGTAAATACCTGCCTGAGGCAAGTGATGAGGATTTGGAACAAATCCAAAAACA CTCAAATTCTTCTGTCATTCCTTTGTTTGAAAAGGAATTGACCAGCAGTGATGCAGACCCAAAGAATGGGCGTTTGGTAATACCTAAAAAATGTGCACAG GATTATCTTCCAACAATTTCTGAGCCACAAGGAGTTCCTATTAAAATCCAAGATACAGGGGGAAAATACTGGAATTTTCGCTACCGtttttggcctaataataacAGCACAATGTATGCTCTAGAAGGAACTAGAGATTACTTGGCTGTGAATCAATGCCAACCAGGTGATAAAG GTTTCAGGTTTATATTCCACGTAAAAAGAAGGCCCAAATAA
- the LOC123201949 gene encoding B3 domain-containing protein Os07g0679700-like isoform X1: MTTLPYDAKLDLGVDFWTVALHIPTKIHFQGILNTLPRSRVKLRKRLASMNRMCFYCKVVSATLWPGWRLRNGSSALLCNHCVSAYEEGIFCYIFHWDASGWRDCVTCKKMVHCGCIMSTHTHTELDFGGVRCTECISNDMLMGANSCRSKFKNACPMTLRDLPEVRLSLDLGKVITGITDGTPSQEDAHSCENREQLHTDSPDVVDVSESSTINKQPQSDGPRKIHSYRKYLPEASDEDLEQIQKHSNSSVIPLFEKELTSSDADPKNGRLVIPKKCAQDYLPTISEPQGVPIKIQDTGGKYWNFRYRFWPNNNSTMYALEGTRDYLAVNQCQPGDKVAFYRIEPEGQLVLGLKKAQASTSDLEVSGLYST; encoded by the exons atgacaa CCCTTCCATATGATGCCAAACTTGATCTGGGTGTGGACTTCTGGACTGTGGCTCTACATATTCCAACTAAAATTCACTTTCAAGGAATTTTGAACACATTGCCCAGATCCCGTGTCAAACTCAGAAAACGTTTGG CCTCTATGAACAGGATGTGCTTTTACTGCAAGGTAGTCTCCGCCACCCTCTGGCCTGGCTGGCGCCTCCGTAATGGCAGCTCTGCTCTGCTTTGTAACCATTGCGT TTCTGCTTATGAGGAAGGAATATTCTGCTATATTTTTCACTGGGATGCCAGCGGTTGGAGAGATTGTGTTACTTGTAAAAAG ATGGTTCACTGTGGATGTATCATGTCAACCCATACACATACTGAATTGGATTTTGGAGGTGTAAGATGTACTGAATGCATATCAAATGATATGCTTATG GGAGCAAACAGTTGCAGATCCAAATTCAAGAATGCTTGTCCCATGACCTTGCGAGACCTGCCAGAAGTTAGACTATCTCTTGACTTGGGCAAAGTGATCACTG GCATCACTGATGGGACACCATCACAAGAAGATGCTCATTCATGTGAAAATAGAGAACAGTTGCACACTGATTCACCTGATGTAGTTGATGTATCCGAAAGTTCTACTATCAATAAGCAGCCTCAAAGTGACGGTCCTAGGAAAATCCATTCATATCGTAAATACCTGCCTGAGGCAAGTGATGAGGATTTGGAACAAATCCAAAAACA CTCAAATTCTTCTGTCATTCCTTTGTTTGAAAAGGAATTGACCAGCAGTGATGCAGACCCAAAGAATGGGCGTTTGGTAATACCTAAAAAATGTGCACAG GATTATCTTCCAACAATTTCTGAGCCACAAGGAGTTCCTATTAAAATCCAAGATACAGGGGGAAAATACTGGAATTTTCGCTACCGtttttggcctaataataacAGCACAATGTATGCTCTAGAAGGAACTAGAGATTACTTGGCTGTGAATCAATGCCAACCAGGTGATAAAG TTGCATTTTATCGGATAGAACCAGAAGGTCAGTTGGTCTTGGGATTGAAAAAGGCTCAAGCAAGTACATCTGATCTAGAG GTTTCAGGTTTATATTCCACGTAA